The genomic interval tgcttccatcaccagtcccattcacaactgggtgttgtttatgctttggctctgtctcttcattctttctggtgttatttttccactgatctccagaagcatattgggtacctaccaacatggggagttcatctttcagtgtcagaATAGAGAAAATGTTTCCCAATGAGAGAAAACTTGAATTCAACATCAGCTGTCTTCAAACAGAAATtagaggaaagagagggtgggaagaaagggggaaggaggcaggagcaGTCACCCAGTCACCCAAAGAAGGGGCAGTTACCCATCCCATCTGGGTGAACATTCAGAGGGCTTCCCTCTGGGATCCCTAACAACTTATTTCTAAAACtgagaaagaataataataacatttgCCTTAAAACTGTTTTCCTCTCAGAGTTTTCTGCATGGCAGCCTTCACCTCCTTATTCCTCAAGCTGTAGATcagggggttcagcatggggatcaCTGTGGTGTAGAACACGGAGGCAACGTTCTCCTGGGCCAGGGAACTGGCCGTGGAGGGTTTCAAGTACATGAAGGCAGTTGTTCCATAAAACATGCCCACAGCGGCAAGATGGGAGCTGCACGTGCTGAAGGCTTTGGCCCTTCCCCCTGTGGTGCTGATGTGAAGGATACTGGACAGGATGAAGGCATGGGAAATTAGGACTGTTAAGCTGGTGACTATGATGTTGAATCCAGCCAAAAGGAAGACTGTCATCTCAACATGGTAGGTGCTAGAGCATGTTAGCTTCATCATGGGGAGGATTTCACAGAAGTAATAACTTATGAGGCGTTCACAGTAGGACTGTTTCAGCATGAGGCCAGTCTCTATAGTTGAGCCAATGAACCCCATGGCATAAACCCCAACCATCAGCAGGGAGCAGACTCGATGAGACATGATGATGTTGTAAAACAGAGGTCTGCAGATGgcaacatagcggtcataggccatcactgtcAGCATGTAACACTCAGCAATGACAAACACCAGGAAGAAGTAGAGCTGGGCCATGCACCCTGCATAGGAGATGATGTTCTTCCCTGACACAAAGTTCACCAGCATCTTAGGGGTAATGACAGAGGAGTAGCAGAGATCCACAAAGGACCGGTTGCTGAGGAAATAGTACATGGGAGTGTGGAGCTGAGCATTTAAACAAATCAGTGTTATCACGCCCAGGTTCCCTATCATGGTGACCAAGTAGATCCCAAGGAAGAGGAATAAGAGTGGGAGCTGGAGCTCTGGTCGCTCTGTCAAACCCTGAAGAATGAACTCTGTCACTGTAGAGTGATTTTCtgtaaccattcccttctggttGCGGGTCCTGTGGGGATGAGAGAGAAGAACTACCTGAAAGGCTGCTTCTTGCACTGCTTGGTGAAGTTAGTTTTGAGCATCAAGGGCCAGCTAAGTGAATCTGGGATCCTTTGGGATGAATGATCCCTTATGCTGCTGTTTATTTTGGGAGGAAGACCAGACCCTGAGTATTTCAAAGGTCATAGAGATGAGAAGTAAAATGGGGCAAGATCCAGAACTTTTATCACATTCATGTCTCTGAAATATCCTAGAGTAGTGGGTCTTCAAGTCTAGTCCCTGCTCCAGCATTGCTTGCTCACCTGAAGACATTGCagatgcagattctcaggcctcACCCCAGACCTCCCAAGTCAGGAACTCTGGGATGGGGCCCAGTGATCTGTGTATCACACTGTCTCCAGGTGAGGCTGAGGCAGGTTCAAATCTGAGAAGCTCAATCCTGTAGGTAATAAGTGCTAGCATTCATATTTTGTAGTTGGAGATGTACTTTGCTTCAGAAATGAAATTCCCATGTCGTCAGTGCAAAACCCAAATATTGACTGAATGTGAACATATGATAACCTGTCTCAAATTGATGCAGTTTTAGGTGGATATGGTAGATACAACAGTATCACTGAGTTACAAGTTAATTTCTGCatctaaaaatgaagaaattagtgATATCAAGAGCTATGGGAGTTGTAAACATAATGTGGGATAATGCAtagttagaaaattattttttcaagaagTCAGTTCCCATAAAAAAATGTGAGTTGTCATTAGGTGTCAAAAATTCTTTCTTAGTTTTTTCCTGGATTTTAGGCTCTAAAGCAATCATTTTCAACTCTGTATAATTATAGTCATCTGgagcatttaaaatgtattgatgGCTGTGTTTGGTCCACAGAGGTTCTCATTTAATCTGTCTGTGGTAAAGCCTTGGTGCTGGTGCTTAGTATtgtctagagcaggggtccccaacctccaggatctaatgcctgatgatctcaggtggagctgatgtattaataatagaaataaagtgcacaataaatgcaatgcacttgaatcatccccataccatccccttctccgcccTGACTCtcatctgtggaaaaactgtctttcatGAAACAAGTCCCGGGTGCCAAAATTACTGGGGACTGCTGGTCTAGAGGAAGTAATCAATAGCTATTCtcactattgttgttgtttttattttcagatcaTAATATGAAGCCATTATCTCTTTAACGACCAAGTATTGACATTATAGACATGGATGTAAGAAAACATGGATCATCATTGCAGGATATGATACCTATAGATATCCCTTTCCTCATCTATCTATTTATGTTTTAAGATAAAACCCTAAGTTTGCACTATTTTCATTGCTCATTAAACAGCTACTAACTTTTGtgtgctgctgtgcttagttgctcagtcatgtccgactctttgcaatccactggactgtagcctgccaggcttcctctgttcatgggatttttcaggcaagaatactggagtgggttgccatttcctcctctaagggatcttccaaaccagggatggaacccgcatctcttgtgtctcgggcattgcaggttgattcgtTTCCAGCTGATCCATTGGGGGAAGACCTCcactggtggctgagatggtaaagaacctagcAGTGCgggcaacacaggagacataggttccatccttggtccggaagatcccctggaggaggacatggcaacctattccagtattcttgcctgaaaaatcaaaaggatagaggaacgtggtgggctacagtccatggggatgcaaagagttggatacgactgagtgactttcactttcagcttttgTGTAATGCTCATCAAAGATCAATCTCAATTCCTCTGAAAGGTTTTGAGTAGAAAGACAAACGTGTTTAGCAAAGAATTTTCATTCCACTTTCATATTGAGAAAACGGAAGTGCCAGACAAGAAGTGACTTTTCAGACACCTCCTAATAACCAAGGACTGGGAACTGAAAGTGCGTTCTTTGATCATAAGCTCTTCCCTTGGCCCAAGCATGTAGCCTTACAATCTGCACACCTATAGCTCTAAGTAATGTTGTGGTTGAACATGCTTTATTCTTGATGTCTTAGATTGTgcacagcatataaaaaagaggaatgttgtattattttcctgTTCTCTAGGAAACAGAAGctctaaaagttaaataagccacAGATGCAGAACTGGGTCTAAAACCCAGGACTTCTGACTATCagtctgcttttgttttcagTAAACTATGTTGTTTTGCTGTAGGTTGTCTTGTGTGTAGGACTTTGTTATTATTTAGTAATcttaatttattgaatttttggaCACAAATGATAGATTTTACTGTCAAttatttctgatatatttttaaaaattaccaaggCAGTACATCTGCATTGTGCAAAATCAGAAgtacaaataagcaaaaatacaGTGCCATTTTCCTGTTCCTTGGAGAATAACAATAGActgtctttttacattttttcaataCATACATGTACCTATGTGTGTAACCacatgtgtatttaaaaaatgttgtaaCCTACTTTTTTCACTGCAGCACTTTAAAATATGTTGTGTCGTTTGATtcctgtaataataataataactctgGCAGTAACTATATTTCTTATctaggggttcagttcagttcagttcagtcactcagtcgtttccaacattttgcgaccccatgaatagcagcacgccaggcctccctgtccatcaccaactcccggagttcactcagactcacatccatcgagtcagtgatgctatccagtcatctcatcctctgttgtccccttctcctcctgcccccaatccctcccaacatgaaggtcttttccaatgagtcaactcttcgcatgaggtggccaaagtactggagtttcagctttagcatcatttcttccaaagaacacccagggctgatctcctttaaaatggactggttggatctccttgcagtccaagggactctcaagagtcttctccaacaccacagttcaaaagcatcaattcttcggcactcagccttcttcacagtccaactctcacatccatacatgaccactggaaaaaccagatccttgactagatggacctttgttggcaaagtaatgtctctgcttttgaatatgctatctaggttggtcataactttccttccaaggagtaagcatcttttaatttcatggctgcagtcatcatctgccgtgattttggagcccagaaaaataaagtctgacactgtttccactgtttccccatctatttcccatgaagtgatgggaccagatgccatgatcttcattttctgaatgttgagctttaagccaaatttttcactctcctctttcactttcatcaagaggctttttagttcctcttcactttctgccataagggtggtgttatctgcgtatctgaggtgattgatatttctccccgcaatcttgattccagcttgtgcttcttccagcccagcgtttctcatgatgtactctgcatataagttaaataagcatggtgacaatatacagccttgacgtactccttttcctatttggaaccagtctgttgttccatgtctagttctaactgttgcttcctgacctgcatataggtttctcaagaggcaggtcaggtgctctgttattcccatctctttcagaattttccacagtttttttgtgatccaagAATCTTTAAATCCTAAGGATATGGTGTGAAGACAAGAAAACCTGCATTGAATTTATAAGCTTTACATTTTAAGTTATTGTTTAAATTGTTAACTTCATAATAACTAATGAAGAGAGAGAATTAGAGATAGCTAAGACTTTTGAATATCATTTCCATTTATTATGAAGCAGAAAAATTTCCTTTAGGTAGCGACAATAGATTAAAATATCTTAACATATTCTCTTCTACTCAATTTCCACCTCTGAAAACAATAAGAAGCATGTTAAGAgatgaagataaaaaaaaaaagagataaagataAATACAGAGTTGCAAATAGAATGCATTAGAAACAGGAGCTTAtggaagaaatatatttcttatacaaTTGCTGTAAGTCATAATTAAGTACCTGTGCTGAGGAAAAATGGATAAAAGTCCCCTGAAAATTATAGAGGATGCCTTGGTTTCAACAGTTGGGAAGTAAATATCAGAAAATGAGAGGACCATTTGGATTTACATCTAGTCCTAAATTTACTCAAAGGGATCAGCACTGTCATGAAAAATGGGTCCCTCAGCTTAGGAGACTCGGGagtctttttatatatatataaagagaagaaacaagaagtgccatatatatatgtgggcAGGACTTCTCCTGGGAGGCAGTCACTTCAGAGACTGGAGACCTTAGTAAAGGAGCACTTAGTGTCTTGGTTTGCACCTGTGCTgggaattatgtttttttttgtcTCCCAGGTGTGTTAATTTTCCTTCTATTGGGAGGGTCATCTTTCTGCTTGAGAAACTATAGTCTAATGCTTCCTTTCAAACATTAAACATCCCACAACTATatcatcagcagcagcagtaccagaaCCAACActgcaccaccaccacaaccacctCTGTCATTACCGTCATTGCCATTATCAATCACTACCATTAAGCTTGTTACTCATCATTAGTTATTCACCATCAAGCATAATCAATAGgcttaaaatgtttgttttaaaggGTTTAATACAGACTCAAGGTTTTTAATAAAACACACTGTATAATTTCAGTAAAGGAATATGAATTTATAAGGAATGCTAAATTTGTCACCCCGTTGCTGCACCTGTAGACCAACAGCGTTCGAATGGCAGGAGTTGAGGTGCATAAATAGGTAGACATAAGATCTCTTCACTCATATATTATCATTCATAACAGAAATATGTTTATAGGAATATGCAGTTGTCAAGAATACATTCAGGAATACATCATTTATGAAAATGTTACTaatgattttcaaattaaaattttcctcttgagataattgtagattctCATGTAGGTCTAGCAATAATATAGAGGGATCCTGTGTACCCTTTATGCAGTTTCCTGCCATGGTAACATTTTCCAAATTATCATATGTGGAATACTGCACATTGCCATAGACAATGCACTGATCttattctgatttcctcagttttatttataatcgTTTCTTGGTGTGTACATTTACTCCACTGCAAATTTTTACCATGCACAAATTTGAgtatccaccaccacagttcataTAAAAACACATcaccttcattttttaattttaagataacTTGGTTTCTTATTATCTTCTAAAGATGATTGGTTGTTTTTTTGTAGTATCTTTATAATCTCactaatttaataatattttatgtatttcggTCCGTTGAAATTATTATCCTTTTGTTGCTCAAAATTTTCAGTCTTTGGCCTGTGGAATTCTTTTCAGTTTGTCTCTTAAGTCTTTTGGACATAGTACAGTTAGTCTCTAATATTAATTACTAGCTGATATGACAATGTTCTGAACTTTTCTCATAAATTTCAGACTAGAAATCAACCATTTCTCCAAGAAACTTGGTTACTTTTAGTCCTGATATGGTATttcaagggctttccaggtggcagagtggtaaagaatacacctgcaatgcaggagatacaagagacacaggtttgacctctggcttgggaaaatcccctggaggaagaaatggcaagccactccagtattcttgcctgggaaatcccagaggagcctggtgggctatagcccatggggcaGCAGAGTCTGGCACTACTGGGCAAGTGAGCACGCAGGTATGCAATGGTGTTTCAAGGCTACAAATTAGGCGCTAAAGGAGTTCATTGCTTTTGGGTTAGTTATTGTTTATAGGTCTTTCAACAAGAACTCAAAAATTTGTACTGTTTGGTTCTCAATAATTTTTTGAGGATACGTTCTGATATTCATTCTTCAGCAGTTTTCTTAGGTGTGATATTTCTTTTCAATATGTCCTTCAAATATCCATCTCCATCTCTTTCTGTATATCTGTATGTATCTTTATTTAAAACTGGGAAAATTCCTTGTATTATAGTTTTCATTGTTTGTTCTGTCCCttgctttacttttcttctttgtggCTCCTACTCACCAAAGATTAGCTCTCCTTTGCCTGGTATTCACATTTGTTTCTCCccataaatttcttcttttttctttttttttaatcccccctTTCCACCTTCTGGTTCTCCTAAAGCATCACCTGTTGGGTTTATTGGCTCTTCTATTACTTCTAATTCAGTTTaatttcctaaattatttttccttttatttctagtaGTTTCTTTAGCTATTGTACAATTATTGcatttttctgagttttgtttctctttcacaCCTTGTATCATTTTTGAAATGTGTCTTTACTCATTTTTGTAGACTGTAATAATATTCTTTCACTTGTGGGTgtgtgctatggactgaattgtgttcttTCTATAAGCCATCCACCATAAGCAATGAAAAACtggatgatatatatatatatatatatatatatgaaataagtgCTTTCAGACATTGGACAACATTGATGCTGAATTATGACCCAAGACAGAAGAGGAACAAATGATAGGAGCTTTATATTTACCCTATTTGTCTGGGGACACTTTCTAGATCATGGCCCAAAGAAGGTATATGAAAACAAAGGACAACATTTTTGAAGAGTTGAGAAGAGTGGAGCAAAATGTTGGGAGATTGAAGTAGATGGAATGGCCAGTGAAGCATAGGCAGCCACAGGGAAAGAAGGACAGAAATCAGTTCTTGTGTCTTTGTCCGAGCTTTGTCTAGGCCATATGTTTCTAAGACATCTCCATGAAGTTGAGCAAAGAATAAATAACTGGAAACTTTAAGTTAATAATTGATTATCAGAGTTACACAGGTCTgggaaccctgaatattcattgaaaggactgatgctgaagctgaagatccagtagtttggccacatTATGCGAAGacccaacacattggaaaagatcttgatgctgggaaaggttgagggcagtaggagaaggggacgacagaggatgagatggctggatgacatcaccgactccatggacatgagtttgagcaaactctgggagatagtgatggacagggaagcctggcatgctgcagtccatggggttgcaaagagtcagacaagacttactAACAATAAGCCAGTAAGGAGATCAACTTTAAAACCTGTAGCATTCCCTGGAGTGCTCAGAAGTTTTACTTAACATTAGTGCTAAAttcggagaatgcaatggcaccccactccagtactcttgcctggaaaaccccatggacggaggagcctggtgggctgcagtccatggggttgctaagagtcagacatgactgagcaacttcactttcacttttcactttcatgccttggagaaggaaatggcaacccactccagtgttcttgcctggagaatcccagggacagtggagcctggtgggctgccatctctggggtcgcacagagtcggacatgactgaagcaacttagcagcagcagcagtgctaaatTTGTTCTAGAATAAAAGCTGTACTTGATATGTACTAACAAAACTTAAATATTAAGCCTCAGAAACATCAAGACACTCAAGTAGCTTAACTGGCTGCCAAAATAaacttaaagatattttaaagaaataaaaaacagttaAGTCAACAAATCTGCAGCATCAtatcaaaaattattatatattcagataaacaggaaaatgtgtaagaaaagcaggaaaaagaagTGCTGTTTTCATTTCAGCAGGAAGATGGTGCAGGGGCATAAGATTCAAAACAGGTTATTATAACACTGCACCCCAGCCTGGGGTGCCCTCCTCCCCATGAAAAATAAGTAGAGTGGACACTTTGGAATGGCTCTCTCAATTCTACTCACCTTCTAGTCAGgttaaaaagctgaaaattccATATTCCAGATTGCATTGTAGCTACAGTCATGGATGTGaattttcttgttcagttgctaagtcatgtctgattctttgtgaccccatggactgctgcacaccaggagcaaatctcctggaatttgctcaaactcatgtccattgagtcagtgataccatccaaccacctcatcctctgtcgcccccttctcctcctgccctcaatctttcctggcatcagggtcttttccagtgagtcagctctttgcatcaggtggccaaaataaattAGTTCTCACTAATTCAATGTTTTTTTGTGTGAAATTTTAAGGGTGAGAGTGAGGAAGATCTCACTTTTTAGTGTATAACAGAATCAACAGGAGATCTATTAAAATATAGATTGCTGGGGCCCACCCCATAATTCTGTAGGTGTGGAGCAGGAACCCCTAATTTGTGTCTCTAACAAATTTCCAGGtgatgttcaatccctgggttcagttACTCTTTACTGATTTTGTGAGTATGAGGGCCACTTGTCAGGGTGGCATTGATCACAGTGGAAGCTGGAGCTTCTTGATGAGTAGATCACATCTGCTGTGAAGTCACTTTGAGAGGCACCCTCACCCTTTCCGTAGTCATTCAAAAAAACGTACCAAGTCATTTCCTCTGTTAATGCCATTTCTGCTTGAGAAAACTGGAGTATCCCAGTTTCCCATAATAAACCACTGATATAAACAATAGAATACTGAAACTAGCTAGAAATGACAAGAAGATATCTACACTGTACAAGGTGTTTGCATTATATCAGGCTGCTGAGTCTAAAACATGTATCGTTGATCTTGGTATAAAGCAAGGAGAATGGGGAGAGACTTTGTCTCATTGCCACTGGATTTGCTGGGTGAGGTTGGCAGTAGATCTCTGagttaattaagcagggcaaGAGGGTTTGCAGCAATGGATAATCTGGGTGACCAACCATCTTGGTTTGTGTGGgaccaagggattttccagggtGTGGGGCTTCCAGTGCTAAAAGTGGTGAAGTACCAGGCAAACTAGTGTGTTACTCTAGTGTAATCTCCCCTTAGTTCTACCGAAGAAGCTGTCTACAAATAGGAAGAGGCTAGGGCAGATGACAAAAGGTGGGGTTCTGAGGAACTGGTTTCAGGGGGCATGTGAAATTGAAAGGGCAGGCTTAATAGGCTGTTCAGAAGGTGATGTGCCAGGCTAAAGCAAAAGGAACGTTTGAGAGCCAAGAGTATGAGTCCTGAAGTCACTTAGACCTGGGTTTGCATCTCAGTGTCTTtgtttaccagctgtgtgatcttgagaaagTTACTAAACCAAGTTTCCACTTTCCACGTGACatggggaaaacaacagaactgaactgttGTGAGGTGTAATTGAAATCATgcatgtaaagcatttagaagaGTTGTATAGCTCAGAGTAAGCCTCCCTAAACATGttggcattattattattgttactaagAAAGTCATAAAGGAATCAAGTACAACTCCTTTGGTAGAGATCGGGAGAAAGGAGTGAGAGAGTGGAGAGGAGGAAGTCTAGATGAGAAATGCTCTGGGCGTCACTTGTTGGTGACTTTCAGTTCACCTCTCTGCCTTGTATACTCCCAAGtgcaaaaaggagaaatgaaattgAATAATACTTTCTAcatgctgctgcggctaagtcgcttcagtcgtgtctgactctgtgtgaccccatagacggcagcctaccaggctcctctctccctgggattctccaggcaagaacactggagtgggttgccatttccttctccaatgcaggaaagtgaaaagtgaaagtgaagtcgctcagttgtgtctgactcttagtgaccccatggactgcagcccaccaggctcctccgtccttgggattttccaggcaagagtactggagtggggtgccattgccttctccagatgacaGCATAGAAGATAACAAAAAAGTGGTTGACTTTGAAACTCAATGatgaaagtttaatttttattgaagtgtggctgatttacaatactatattagtttcagatgtacaacaaagtgattcaatatttttatactttattgcATTTAAAGTTACTGTGAACTAATGGCTatctttccctgtgctgtactatACATCCTTGTTACCTGTTCATTTCACATGTAGCAGTCTGTGTCTTTAATCCCCTACTCTTATCTTgctttccctcctctcctctccctggtagtaatcactagtttgttctctatatctgtgagcctgtgaaaatttaaaatttgtgttaaaTTACAATTAAGACAATAGAGTTTACCAAAgggacagaagaaagaaaatagatcccaaataataaaaaaagaacttgaTATCAGCTAGCTTcatatagatggagaaggcaatggcaccccaatccagtactcttgcctggaaaatcccatggatggaggagcctggtaggctgcagtccatggggtcgctgagggtcggacatgactgagtgacttcacttttgcttttcactttcatgcattggagaaggaaatggcaacccgctccagtgttcttgcctggagaatcccagggacaggtgagcctggtgggttgccatctatgggtcgcacagagtcggacacgactgaagcgatttagcagcagcagcagcagcttcatatAGAAATGAGAGTAGAGAAAGAGGAGGGgcgaaggaagaaggaaagagtcaGGTGCAGTCACCCAGCCATGCAGAGAAGGAAGAGTTTCCCATTCTGGGTGGGTGAGCATTCAGGGGCTTCCCTCTGGGATCCCTagcaacttatttttaaaattgaaaaagaataataacattTGTATCAAAACATTTTTCCTCTCAGAGTTTTTTGCATGGCAGCCTTCACCTCCTTAT from Bos indicus x Bos taurus breed Angus x Brahman F1 hybrid chromosome 29, Bos_hybrid_MaternalHap_v2.0, whole genome shotgun sequence carries:
- the LOC113886560 gene encoding olfactory receptor 8A1-like — encoded protein: MVTENHSTVTEFILQGLTERPELQLPLLFLFLGIYLVTMIGNLGVITLICLNAQLHTPMYYFLSNRSFVDLCYSSVITPKMLVNFVSGKNIISYAGCMAQLYFFLVFVIAECYMLTVMAYDRYVAICRPLFYNIIMSHRVCSLLMVGVYAMGFIGSTIETGLMLKQSYCERLISYYFCEILPMMKLTCSSTYHVEMTVFLLAGFNIIVTSLTVLISHAFILSSILHISTTGGRAKAFSTCSSHLAAVGMFYGTTAFMYLKPSTASSLAQENVASVFYTTVIPMLNPLIYSLRNKEVKAAMQKTLRGKQF